A window of Hymenobacter siberiensis genomic DNA:
GAGGTCGCCGGCTTCGAGGTTGCAGCCGTTGGAGGCGTGGTGGGTGAGCTGCTGCGCCATGCTCCAGTACATGAGCCCGAAATTGGCCCGGCTGATGGTGGTTTCGGGGCCATTGGCGGGCGTCAGGGCTACTTCGAGGTGCACGTCGAAGTTGTGCGCGCCGCTTTGGCTCAGGTAGGGCAGGGGCTGGGGTTCCTGCGTGGGGCCAGCTATGCGGAAGGGCTCCAACGCATCCAGCGTCACTACCCACGGGGCCATGCTACTGCCGAAATTCTTGCCCAGAAAAGGCCCTAGTGGCACGTATTCCCAGCTTTGCAGGTCGCGGGCGCTCCAGTCGTTGAACAGGCACAGACCGAAGATGTGGTTTTCAGCTTCGTCGATGGATACCGTCGTGCCCAGCTCGGTGCCGGTGCCTACTACAAAGGCCATTTCCAACTCAAAGTCGAGCTGGCGGCTGGGGCCGAAGGTAGGCGCGTCCTCGGTCGGAGCCTTGCGCTGGCCATTGGGCCGGCGGATATCGGTGCCCGAGGCCACGATGCTGCTAGTGCGCCCGTGGTAGCCAATGGGCAAGTGCCGCCAGTTGGGCAGCAGCGCGTTGGCGGGGTCGCGGAACATGGTGCCCACGTTGGTGGCGTGCTCGATGCTGCTGTAAAAATC
This region includes:
- the fahA gene encoding fumarylacetoacetase: MPNELNAPSLHSWIDIHPESDFPIQNLPFGVFETDERGPHLGVAIGGYVLDLYAASQFGFFQDLDELGDAQPKVFRRKSLNAFLRLGRPAWRAVRQRVSELLRHDEPRLRDNELAVRDCLLRQTEVRMLRPVKPANYTDFYSSIEHATNVGTMFRDPANALLPNWRHLPIGYHGRTSSIVASGTDIRRPNGQRKAPTEDAPTFGPSRQLDFELEMAFVVGTGTELGTTVSIDEAENHIFGLCLFNDWSARDLQSWEYVPLGPFLGKNFGSSMAPWVVTLDALEPFRIAGPTQEPQPLPYLSQSGAHNFDVHLEVALTPANGPETTISRANFGLMYWSMAQQLTHHASNGCNLEAGDLYASGTISGATPDSLGSMLELSWRGTRPVPLADGSERSFLLDGDTVTMRGYAEKDGVRIGFGEVSGTVLPAL